From Pseudobdellovibrio exovorus JSS, a single genomic window includes:
- a CDS encoding NAD+ synthase — MKASTKVARTTATTSMRIALSQINAILGDFESNIEKISAAIDSAKEKKAELVIFPEASLFGYHPFDLLEREELIDSQMRALKSLLKKIPKDMYVIVGGFEKNTSKKGRPYFNSAFLCTRGKIIKTFRKELLPTGDVFDEARFIEKGQLKDNYFKLKGKTFFLTICEDIWAWEDKKGRSVYTENPLKKIKKQKVDLVINLSASPFFEGKLEQREYVVQKTAQHFKAPMVYVNMVGAQDEIIYDGQSFLVDKTGKVKFRCEDFAEDLNVFDLKTLEDWTGHKPAPKLSSICKTEQLRKALVLGLKDFSAKTGLRHVHLGLSGGIDSAVVACLAVDALGSNNVKLFALPTEFNRPESFALADQLAKNLKVEFQTISIQPIYEKIKTEIDREYDIQEFQLVHENLQSRIRGLLMMAYSNKSGSLLLTTGNKSEYATGYATLYGDMCGGLAVIGDLTKKQVYDLAKHFNQEYELIPEQIITRPPSAELRPNQKDQDSLPEYDLLDSAVINIVEDRKKAKTKTDKWLLQLLMKTEFKRWQAPPILKVSEHSFGRGRRFPVAHKAKE, encoded by the coding sequence ATGAAAGCTTCAACGAAGGTTGCACGCACCACCGCAACGACCAGCATGAGAATTGCCCTTTCCCAAATTAATGCCATACTTGGCGACTTTGAATCCAACATAGAAAAAATAAGCGCTGCAATTGATAGCGCTAAAGAAAAAAAAGCAGAGCTGGTGATCTTTCCTGAAGCCAGTCTGTTTGGTTATCACCCTTTCGACCTACTCGAGCGCGAAGAGTTAATTGATTCGCAAATGCGTGCTCTTAAATCCTTACTTAAAAAAATTCCCAAAGACATGTACGTGATTGTGGGGGGATTTGAAAAAAACACCAGTAAAAAAGGACGACCTTATTTCAATTCGGCTTTTCTTTGTACGCGTGGAAAAATCATCAAAACATTCCGTAAAGAACTCCTGCCAACCGGAGACGTCTTTGACGAAGCCAGATTCATTGAAAAAGGTCAGTTAAAAGACAACTATTTCAAACTGAAAGGCAAAACTTTTTTCCTGACTATTTGTGAAGACATTTGGGCGTGGGAAGACAAAAAAGGCCGCTCGGTTTATACAGAAAACCCACTTAAAAAAATCAAAAAGCAAAAAGTGGATTTAGTGATCAACCTCAGTGCGTCTCCGTTCTTTGAAGGCAAACTTGAACAGCGCGAATACGTTGTCCAAAAGACAGCACAGCACTTCAAGGCTCCGATGGTTTATGTCAACATGGTCGGAGCACAGGATGAAATCATCTATGACGGACAAAGCTTTCTTGTCGATAAAACAGGTAAAGTAAAATTCCGCTGCGAAGATTTTGCAGAGGATCTAAATGTCTTCGATCTTAAAACACTGGAAGACTGGACGGGCCACAAACCTGCACCGAAGCTGTCTTCTATCTGTAAAACAGAACAGCTGCGCAAAGCGCTTGTGTTGGGCCTTAAAGACTTTTCTGCAAAAACAGGTTTGCGCCATGTTCACTTAGGGCTTTCGGGCGGAATCGACTCGGCTGTGGTGGCTTGTCTGGCGGTGGATGCCTTGGGTTCAAACAATGTGAAGCTTTTTGCTTTGCCGACCGAATTCAATCGCCCCGAAAGTTTTGCTTTAGCCGACCAACTGGCAAAAAATCTTAAGGTCGAATTTCAAACGATTTCCATTCAGCCCATCTATGAAAAAATCAAAACTGAGATTGATCGCGAATACGACATTCAAGAATTTCAGTTAGTGCATGAAAATCTACAGTCACGCATTCGTGGGTTATTAATGATGGCTTACTCGAATAAATCCGGCAGTTTACTTTTAACTACAGGAAATAAATCAGAATATGCCACAGGCTACGCCACGCTTTACGGAGACATGTGCGGTGGCCTAGCTGTCATTGGCGATTTAACAAAAAAACAAGTCTATGACTTAGCCAAACACTTCAATCAAGAGTACGAATTGATTCCCGAGCAGATCATCACACGCCCACCATCAGCAGAGCTTCGTCCAAATCAAAAAGATCAAGACAGCTTACCAGAATACGATCTGTTAGACAGCGCCGTGATCAACATCGTGGAAGATCGCAAAAAAGCAAAAACAAAAACCGACAAGTGGCTTTTGCAACTGTTGATGAAAACAGAATTTAAGCGCTGGCAGGCTCCGCCGATTTTAAAAGTCTCTGAACACTCTTTCGGCCGCGGCCGCCGCTTCCCAGTAGCCCACAAAGCAAAAGAGTAA